In the Armatimonas rosea genome, ATCCTCTTCACCGACCTCAAGGGCTCCACCCAGATGTACGCCACCCAGGGCGATGCGCCGTCGTATGCCACCGTGCGCGCCCACTTCGAGCAGCTCACCCAGATTCTGGAGCGGCACGACGGGGCGCTTATCAAGACCATCGGGGATGCGGTGATGGCGGCGTTCCAGGACCCCGCGCAAGCAGTGCAGGCAGCGCTGGCGATCCAGAGAGAGTGCGCCCCGCTCGTGGTCAAGCTGGGATTGCACAATGGCCCCGCCCTAGCCGTCACCGCCAACGGCCAGCTCGACTACTTCGGCCAGACCGTCAACCTGGCGAGCCGTGTCCAAGGCCAGAGCCACGGCGGCGATATCGTCGTCACCGACAGCCTGATCGCCTACGTCCCTGAGGCAATGCCCCGTGCGAGCTTCACCGCCCAGCTAAAAGGCACCGATCAGCCCCTCACCCTCTGGCGTATAGTCTTGAATGATAAAATACCATGATATGCCTCGTCGGGATAAAGCGCATCTTGCTGTTCGTCATGCCCTCGAAAAAGAAGGGTGGGTTATTACACACGATCCGCTTTTATTAGAGTACGGTGGCACGAATCTCTTCGTGGATCTAGGGGCAGAGCAGCCTCTGGGGGCAGAAAAAGAGGGCCAGCAGATCGCGGTGGAGATCAAAGGCTTTCAATCCCCCTCCGACATGAACGAGTGGGAAAAAGCACTCGGGCAGTATCTATTTTATGAGTTTCTTCTGGAGGAGCAATATCCCGGCCGTGTGTTGTTTTTAGCAATGCCCGACGAGGCATACCATCGCGTTTTTCAAGATGCCCGTGGCTTGGAATTTATTCGCAGCCGGAGAATTCGCTTGCTGACCTATCTTGAAAGGGAAGAAGAGGTTAAGGAATGGATTCACTAAAAACGATAATCAAGAAAATATTGACAGAGTATGTGGAGTTTTTTGGGGTGCAACCTACTATGGAGATTGAAGCGATTTTTGACGATGAGAAAGGTCATTATGAGCTTCTACAGCATGGTTGGATAGGGAATCGGCGTGTTCATGGTGTCTTTTTGCATCTGGATATTAAGGGGGAGAAGATTTGGATCCAGCACGATGGCACCAGTGAGGGAATCGCCGTAGAGCTGATGGAAGCAGGTATCTCGCCGAAGCAGATCGTTCTCGCTTTCCGAAGTCCCCGTGAGCGTGAGGGGGGAATCTTCGCGGTTGCCTGACAGTGTTGCGTTAGCGCCAGCGCTGCCACTCTAGGCCGGGACGATCGACGCGGAACTGCACGAGGCGCATCTGTTTTGCCTCGGTGACATAGGCCGTGCGACCGTCCTTGCCCCCGAAGCAGATATTGGTGGGGTGCTCTCCCAGGACATCGATCTCTTGCAAGACCTCGGCGCGGGGGGAGAGCTTGACCACGGTGCCCTTACCATGGCGCGTCGCGTAGAGGTTGCCGTCGATATCGCAGCGCATGCCATCGAAGCCAAAGTCGTCGAACTTTTTAAAGAGCCGCTTGTTCTTGAGCGCACCATCACGGGCGATCTCGAAGGCCCAGATCGTCCGCTGGACACTCTCATTGACATAGAGCGTCTTGCCATCGGGGCTTACCTCAATCCCATTGGTCGTGCCCATGTCGCTTGCCTCGAGGATCGTTGTGCCGTCTTTGGTGACCCGCCAGAGCTGCCCGGTGCTATTGCCCCAGTTGGGATCGCTGGCGTAGAGGGTCCCGTTGGCCGCAATCGCTAGATCGTTGGGCTGGTTCATCTTGTCATTGTGTGCAAAGACACTTAAAGCTTTGGTGCGTGCATCGACTCGCAGGACATTGTGGTCGGTGTAGTCTGCGATAAACATATTCCCCGCTCGGTCGAAGCGGATCCCATTGCCTGCGCTCTTCTCGGGGACCTGGAGATAGAGCTCCGCCTTGCCATCGGGGGTAACCTTGGCGATTCCTCGCTTGTCGCGAAAGCTCACACAGTAGATATTGCCGTCGCGGTCGCACGCCGGCCCCTCGATTCCTGCGGTAAAATCTCCCTGGGTAAGCGGTGTGGCGACATAAAGTGTCTCAGACATGTTGCTATTTTACAGGAAACGTCGCTAGCGAAGGTGGAGGTAGTAGAGATGCAGCGCAAGACTTTCTTAGCACTCACCACGGGGGGGCTCCTCGCCGCGCTTCTAGGAGAGGCTCGGGCGCAGGAGGCAGTGCCCCGACGACAGAAGCGCTTCACTCCGACAAAGCCGCTGGAGGCGTTCTCGTCGCGCCCTCCATTCCCTTACGCTCTGGTGGAGGAGCGCCCCGGCTTGCAGCTCTACTCCCCCCGCTTCAATGAGATTATCGGTGTGGTTCCTGGGGAGGCTGTGGAGTGGGTGGCGACACCGGTTCAGGTCAAGCGGGTGGACCGCAAGCGAAACGACGTGCGGCTCTACGACCAAGACGATGGGCTGATGCCGGGGACGATCCTGGGGCTGGTCGGGGAGGGAGACGAGGCCTACGTGCTGGTGAAGGGCGCGGATAATGCGCTTGCTCTGTGCGCGTTTGACCCCACCAAAGACCGTTTTGAGAGCTTTCCGCTGGAGGGCACCGCAAAGCTTCGTCCAACCGGAGGCCAACGGTCGCGCCCCCAGCTGGTCCTGGGGCAAGACACGGTCGCCTTCATCCCTGAGCTCATTAGCCCGCGTCTGACCGGAGTGCCCCCGTTCTTTACCTTTGATCGACGCACGCGAAAGCTCGAGAATGGGAGCTGGTCCCAGGAGCTGCTGAGAAGCCTAGACCCCCTGATGATCGCGTTTGCCGCGGTCGTGGGCGGCACGCTCTGGCTGGGGACACAGGTGGGGGTGCTGGGGGTGCCACTCCCCGCCCAGGGGGCCGCGGCAAGCTGGCCGCGCTCAGGGCCACTGCTGTATGTTCGCTGTGGAGCCGCCCTCCCCGACGGTGCCTTTGTCTTGCTTACCTATGACCCGCTCCGCGAGAGAACTCCCACCCTGCTCCGGCTAGACCCAAAGACAGGGCAGACCAGCACAGTCTCGTGGGGGAGCTTTGCCTTGATGCCCAATGGCGAAATTCCCCTGCTGATGCCCGACGGGGCGGGAGGGGTCTGGCAGATCGGGGGGATGATCCCAGGCGACACGACTGCGTTTTCCACTGGGCCCAGTGTCCATCGCCTCAAGTCCCTCAGTGCAACCACCTGGGAGAAGGTCAGCTGGAGCGATGCGGGTCCGAACCGGCCTGTTCTGCCCGGTGTGCGCATCACCCTCGCTCAGGAAGAGACCCTCCCGACGCCCGTGGCAGCGGCACTGGTCTGCTACCTTCTGGACATACAGTATCGGATGATGGCGCTGGGCCATCGTATCGACCAGGACATGTGGCTACGTCAGCGATTCTGGCGCTGGTGTAGCCCCGAGCCCCCCGCCCAAGTGCCACCAGAGCTTGTCCAAGGCGGGATGCTCACGCTCCAGAGGCTGGGGATCACGGACACCAAGGACCCGGCAAAGACCTGGCTTGGTGAGGTGGGGGGCTTTGCACTGGCTCCAAAGCGGGAGCTCGACCCGCGTGAGGGAGCACCGCGCCTCCCCGTGGGGCTTCTCTCCGAGCAGCGGATCGAGACACCGGGGGCACAGCACTTTCCGGTGGAAGTGTCGCGGACCCGGAGCGCGATCTCCGTGGGCAAGTTCCTGCGTGGCAAGGAGGCTCTTGTCATCACCCAAACCGAGAGGAATCTCCTGCGGCTGACAAAAGAAGGGCCGGTCGCCGTGCTCCCCGCAGCCTCCCGGGTGCCCCGCATGCCCTTTCAAGGAGGCGTGAGCGCGGGGTCGAGCGGGACGTGTTTTGTCTGGTCGCAACGCGGGGATCAGCAGGTGCTTCTGCGCTGGGACGAGAGCAAGCAGGCGCTGGTGGAGACCGTCATTCCTCTGAGACAAACCACTATTTTTGAGCTGGGAGGAACCAAGCAGGGGCTCTGGATGCGGGGGGCGTCTACCGCGACCACGCAGGTTCTGAGCTTCCTCGCCATTGCTCCCGATGGCTCCGCGATGGGGACGTGGGAGACCCTTACGCTGGAGCTCCCCGCCAAAGCGCAGTGTATTGGATTTGGAGCAACCGCTGTCTGGTTCCAGAGCTTCCTACCCACAGGGAAGTTTGCGGTGCATGCCTGGGACACCGAGAAGCGGTGCTGGAGCTCTGTCGAGGGGCTGAGTGGGCTGGTGATGACCTCGGGGGCGAACTTTCAGACAGTCGAGTCGCCCGATGGTGCAAGCTGGCTCTTTCTAGGAGGTGCCGAGCCGGGGCTGCTCCGCTACGACCCTGCAAAGTCGACTCTGGAGCTTGCATCGGCAGCGAACACGGTGTTAAAGCCTCCCAAGAACGGAGTGGTGATCGCGGCCACACGCGAGGCGGTCTGGGTCGCCGGGTTTCCGGGGTACTGGCGCTACGACCAGGCAAAGCGGAGCTGGAGCAAGCCGGAACAAGCCCAAGGTGGGCTACCTTTTGATTCGGTCTCCCAGGGAATGCCCTACTCCTCCATCCCGGATAACGAAGGGGGCTGGTGGGTAGGAGCTAACCAGGCGCTCTGGCGCTTTGACCCCGTGCGCGGGAGCTGGCAGGAGCAGACCCTGGCAGTCTCCCCCGAGCTGGGAGTCGTCATGCCGTCCCTGGTCACCGACGACACGGTCTGGGGAATGGCGGGGGCGCTGGTGGCACGGCTGGACCGTAAGACCGGGAAGGCCCGGACCTATGGGAAAGAGAGTGGGGTAGTCCTCCCTCGGATGGCAATGAACTTGGCCAGCGAGTCTCTTCAGACGGCGGGGGGGCGTCTCTGGATGCTGGCGCAGCCCAGCCTGATCTACTTCGATGCGAAAGAGGATCGGTTTCTGCCGGTAGACTTTCCCGAGGAGAAAAATCCCGTCAACCCCCGTCGTTTTACGGCGATCGTGAGCGATCCCTGGCGGCCACAGGGCGTGATTGTCTTGGTGACGACTGGCCCTGCCTGCAAGCTCTACCGGGGGGAGGGGGGCAAGTTCGATCCCACCCCGCTGCCCCAGCCCCCCGAGCTCGGGATGTACTTCCACCTGGCGGTACTGGGGCGTTTTCTCTATGTCGGGGCCATGGAGGGGCTCTGGCGCATCGATGCCTCGGGCCGCTGGGAGCGGGTTGTCGCGGGGATGCGCAGTACCCGGTTTTTCCGCGACAGGGAACAGCCCGATGTCCTGTGGGCACTGGGGGCCTCGACCTTCCGCTTTGGCCCGGACCCTATCGTCCGTATTGGCCCGGGATAGCGCGCCGGCTAGCTCAGAATCCCCTTGAGCACGGTGGCACCCTCGACCCCGGTCAGCTTGGCGTCCAGGCCCTGGAACTTGTAGGTAAAGGCGCTGTGGTCGATTCCGAGCAGGTGGAGCATGGTCGCGTGGAGGTCATGGACCGTGGCCACATTCTCCTGCGCGGCGTAGCCCAGCTCATCGGTGGCACCGTAGACCAGGCCGCCTTGGACTCCCGCCCCTGCCACCCAGAGCGACATCGCCTTGTTGTGGTGGTCGCGGCCCGTGGTGCCCTTGTTGCTCTGGGACATGGGCGTCCGGCCAAACTCGCCCGACCAGACAATCAGCGTATCGTCGAAGAGCCCGCGCTGCTTGAGGTCTTTGATCAGCGCGGCGCAGGCCTGGTCCACTTCTTTGGCACGCAGGGGAAGCTCCTCGCGTAGCTGGCTGTGGTGGTCCCAGTCGCGGTGGTAGAGCTGGATAAACCGCACACCGCGCTCCGCCAGTCGCCGCGCCAGGAGGCAGTTGCTGGCGAAGCTCCCGTCCCCGAGCTGGCAGCCGTAGCTCTCCAGGGTCTCGGGCTTCTCCTGGGAGAGGTCCATCAGGCCCGGCACGGACATCTGCATCTGGTAGGCCAGCTCGTACTGCGCGATTCGGGTGGCGATCTCCGGGTCTTCGACAAAGGAGTTGTGGTGAGCGTTGAGCGACGAGATCGCGGCGATATCGGCCCCTTGTTGCTCTTGTGTCACTCCCTTGGGGCTGGCGAGGTAGAGCACGGGGTCGCCCTTACTGCGGAGCTGCACGCCCTGGAACTTGCTCGGCAGGAACCCGCTGCTCCACTGGCGCGCCGCGATGGGCTGCGGGGAGCGCCCCGGCCCGGTGGAGACTAGCACCACAAACCCCGGGAGGTCCTTAGCCGCACTTCCCAGCCCATAGGTCACCCACGCGCCCATGCTCGGCCGCCCCGCGATCTGGCTGCCCGTGTTCATGAACATGTGCGCCGGGTCGTGGTTAATCGCATCGGTGGTCATGGAGCGGATCAGGCAGATATCGTCGATCATCGCCCCGGTGTGGGGGAGAAGCGTGCTGAGCTCGGTCTGGTGCTTGCCGTACTTGGCAAACGGGAACTGCGGCCCAAAGCAGAGGAGCTTCTGCCCCTGGAGCTGCGCGAGCTGCTGGCCCTTGGTGAAGCTCTCGGGCATGGGCTGGCCATGGAGCTGGGCGAGCTTGGGCTTGGGGTCGAAGAGCTCCAGCTGCGACGGTCCCCCCGCCATGGTGAGCCAGATCACGCGCTTGGCCCCCCTAACCCCCGCCGAGCGGGGGGACAAATAGGAGTCGGATTCCTTTAATTCCCCCCGCCGGGCGGGGGTTAGGGGGGAGGCTTTCGCTTCTAGCGATGCCAGGGCGAGAGCGCCAAGCCCTTGGGAGGTCTTGCCGAGGAAGGCGCGTCGGGTGAGTTCGTTCATTCTCGTGTTATCGTCTCGTGGAGGTTGAGGAGCACGCGGCAGACCAGGGTCCAGGCCGCGAGCTCCGATTTATCGACATTGGCGGGCACCGGCACCAGCCCGACTGCTAGGACTTCGTCGGCGGCCTTGGGCTCGGCTTTGTAGCGTGCCAGGTGCTTTTTGAGGAGCTCCTGCAAGGTGCGCTGCTCGTTGGTATCGGGGGGGCGCTGGAGCGCTTGCTGCCACGCCCAGGCGAGGCGTGTCTCCTCAGGCTGCTGGAGCACGCGTGTCGCAAAGGCACGGGCGGCCTCGACATAGGTCGGGTCGTTGAGGAGCACCAGCGCTTGCTGCGGGAGGTTGGAGCGACCGCGGTCGGCGGTGCACTCCTCGCGGCTGGGGGCATCGAAGGCCAGGAGCGACGGGTGCAGGAACGTCCTCTGCCACCAGATATAGAGCCCGCGCCGGTACTGGCTCTCCCCGGAGTCGGCGGCGTACTTGCGGGTGGGGAAGTTGAGGTTGTCCCAGTAGCCATCGGGCTGGTAGGGCTTCACGCTCGGTCCCCCTATGGCTGGCGAGAGGAGCCCCGAGATCGCTAGGGCACTGTCGCGCACCAGCTCGGCATCGAGGCGGAAGCGGCTCTGGCGGTCGTAGTCGCGGTTGTCCGGGTCGGCGGCGAGGCGTGCCTTGCTGGTGGTCGAGACCTGCTTGTAGGTATTGCTGGTCACCAGGAGCCGCACCATGTGCTTCACGTCCCAGCCGCTGTCCACAAACTCGCACGCCAGCCAGTCCAGAAGCGCCGGGTTGGTGGGCGGCTCCCCCTGCGCCCCGAGATCGTCGAGGACGCGGCTTAGCCCACTCCCAAAGAGCTGCTTCCAGAGCCGGTTCATCACCGCACGCGCGGTTAGCGGG is a window encoding:
- a CDS encoding XisH family protein, whose amino-acid sequence is MPRRDKAHLAVRHALEKEGWVITHDPLLLEYGGTNLFVDLGAEQPLGAEKEGQQIAVEIKGFQSPSDMNEWEKALGQYLFYEFLLEEQYPGRVLFLAMPDEAYHRVFQDARGLEFIRSRRIRLLTYLEREEEVKEWIH
- a CDS encoding XisI protein, coding for MDSLKTIIKKILTEYVEFFGVQPTMEIEAIFDDEKGHYELLQHGWIGNRRVHGVFLHLDIKGEKIWIQHDGTSEGIAVELMEAGISPKQIVLAFRSPREREGGIFAVA
- a CDS encoding SMP-30/gluconolactonase/LRE family protein, which codes for MSETLYVATPLTQGDFTAGIEGPACDRDGNIYCVSFRDKRGIAKVTPDGKAELYLQVPEKSAGNGIRFDRAGNMFIADYTDHNVLRVDARTKALSVFAHNDKMNQPNDLAIAANGTLYASDPNWGNSTGQLWRVTKDGTTILEASDMGTTNGIEVSPDGKTLYVNESVQRTIWAFEIARDGALKNKRLFKKFDDFGFDGMRCDIDGNLYATRHGKGTVVKLSPRAEVLQEIDVLGEHPTNICFGGKDGRTAYVTEAKQMRLVQFRVDRPGLEWQRWR
- a CDS encoding DUF1501 domain-containing protein, which produces MNELTRRAFLGKTSQGLGALALASLEAKASPLTPARRGELKESDSYLSPRSAGVRGAKRVIWLTMAGGPSQLELFDPKPKLAQLHGQPMPESFTKGQQLAQLQGQKLLCFGPQFPFAKYGKHQTELSTLLPHTGAMIDDICLIRSMTTDAINHDPAHMFMNTGSQIAGRPSMGAWVTYGLGSAAKDLPGFVVLVSTGPGRSPQPIAARQWSSGFLPSKFQGVQLRSKGDPVLYLASPKGVTQEQQGADIAAISSLNAHHNSFVEDPEIATRIAQYELAYQMQMSVPGLMDLSQEKPETLESYGCQLGDGSFASNCLLARRLAERGVRFIQLYHRDWDHHSQLREELPLRAKEVDQACAALIKDLKQRGLFDDTLIVWSGEFGRTPMSQSNKGTTGRDHHNKAMSLWVAGAGVQGGLVYGATDELGYAAQENVATVHDLHATMLHLLGIDHSAFTYKFQGLDAKLTGVEGATVLKGILS